One genomic window of Devosia salina includes the following:
- the rimP gene encoding ribosome maturation factor RimP translates to MAFDLTEKRYIKETGLEARIARIVEPVANDLGYSLVRIKITPENGCTLQIMAEDENGRFTITDCETLSKDLSPVLDVEDPIDREYHLEVSSPGIDRPLVRKRDYERFIGHEAKVELSDMINGRKRFRGDIAAVDDQGVTIHLPDAPGGTDPDHKLAFADIAEAKLVMTDKLMDMARADQELHPIDDDETETVEYADADNDETISEETK, encoded by the coding sequence ATGGCTTTCGACCTGACCGAAAAGCGCTACATCAAGGAAACGGGCCTGGAAGCCCGCATCGCCCGTATTGTCGAGCCGGTGGCCAACGATCTGGGCTATTCCCTGGTGCGCATCAAGATCACTCCGGAAAACGGCTGCACCCTGCAGATCATGGCCGAGGACGAGAACGGGCGCTTCACCATCACCGACTGCGAGACCCTTTCCAAGGACCTCTCCCCGGTGCTGGACGTCGAGGACCCGATCGACCGCGAATACCACCTGGAAGTGTCCTCCCCCGGCATCGACCGCCCCTTGGTGCGCAAGCGCGACTATGAGCGCTTCATCGGCCACGAGGCCAAGGTCGAGCTTTCCGACATGATCAATGGCCGCAAGCGCTTCCGCGGCGACATTGCCGCCGTCGACGACCAGGGCGTGACCATCCACCTGCCCGACGCCCCCGGCGGCACCGACCCCGACCACAAGCTCGCCTTCGCCGATATCGCCGAAGCCAAGCTGGTCATGACCGACAAGCTCATGGATATGGCGCGCGCCGACCAGGAGCTGCATCCCATCGACGACGACGAGACCGAAACGGTCGAATATGCCGACGCCGACAATGACGAAACGATCTCCGAGGAGACCAAATAA
- the nusA gene encoding transcription termination factor NusA: MAVSANRLELLQIADSVAREKNIDRMVVIEAMQDAMEKAAKGRYGAETEIKVEINPRSGETRMWRLLEIVDEVEEPSRQVNLKLAQVKNPTAKVGDFLTEPLPPMEFGRIAAQSAKQVIVQKVRDAERDRMFEEYSGRVGEIVNGTVKRVEYGNVIVDLGRGEAIIRRDELIPREMFRYGDRVRAYIYDVRREQRGPQIFLSRTHPQFMAKLFMQEVPEIYDGVITIRSIARDPGSRAKIAVTSNDSSIDPVGACVGMRGSRVQAVVAELQGEKIDIIPWTDSIADLVVSALQPADVAKVVLDEQAERIEVVVPDEQLSLAIGRRGQNVRLASQLIGWDIDILTEQEESERRQKEFTERSTLFMQALDVDEMVAQLLASEGFSSVEELAYIEPNEIASIEGFDEETAAEIQNRAAEYLAEIDAKFDEERKALGVEDELYEIAGLNAAMLVALGKEDIKTVEDFAGCAADDLVGWTERKDGETKRFDGTFKDFPVSREEAEDMIMQARIRAGWISAEDLPAGDDGDGEGYSEEAAV; this comes from the coding sequence ATGGCCGTTAGCGCGAACCGCCTCGAGCTGTTGCAGATCGCCGATTCCGTCGCCCGCGAAAAGAATATCGACCGCATGGTCGTGATCGAGGCGATGCAGGACGCCATGGAAAAGGCCGCCAAGGGCCGCTATGGCGCCGAGACCGAGATCAAGGTCGAGATCAATCCGCGCTCGGGCGAAACCCGCATGTGGCGCCTGCTCGAGATCGTCGACGAGGTCGAGGAACCCTCCCGCCAGGTCAATCTCAAGCTCGCCCAGGTCAAGAACCCGACCGCCAAGGTCGGCGACTTCCTCACCGAGCCCCTGCCGCCCATGGAATTTGGCCGCATCGCCGCCCAGTCGGCCAAGCAGGTCATCGTCCAGAAGGTGCGTGACGCCGAGCGCGATCGCATGTTCGAGGAATATTCCGGCCGCGTCGGCGAGATCGTCAACGGCACCGTCAAGCGCGTCGAATACGGCAATGTGATCGTCGACCTGGGGCGTGGCGAAGCCATCATCCGTCGCGATGAATTGATCCCGCGCGAAATGTTCCGCTATGGCGACCGCGTCCGCGCCTATATCTACGACGTGCGCCGCGAGCAGCGCGGCCCGCAGATCTTCCTCTCGCGCACCCATCCGCAGTTCATGGCCAAGCTGTTCATGCAGGAAGTGCCGGAAATCTACGATGGCGTGATCACCATCCGCTCGATCGCCCGCGATCCGGGCTCGCGCGCCAAGATTGCCGTGACCAGCAATGACAGTTCGATCGATCCGGTCGGCGCCTGCGTGGGTATGCGCGGCAGCCGTGTGCAGGCCGTGGTGGCCGAGCTGCAGGGCGAAAAGATCGACATCATCCCCTGGACCGACAGCATTGCCGACCTCGTGGTTTCGGCGCTGCAGCCGGCCGACGTCGCCAAGGTGGTTCTCGACGAGCAGGCCGAGCGCATCGAGGTCGTGGTGCCCGACGAGCAGCTTTCGCTCGCCATCGGCCGCCGTGGCCAGAATGTGCGCCTCGCCAGCCAGCTCATCGGCTGGGATATCGACATCCTGACCGAGCAGGAAGAGAGCGAACGGCGCCAGAAGGAATTCACCGAACGCTCGACCCTGTTCATGCAGGCCCTTGACGTTGACGAGATGGTTGCCCAACTACTGGCTTCCGAAGGCTTCTCCTCGGTCGAGGAACTGGCCTATATCGAACCCAACGAAATTGCCTCGATCGAAGGGTTCGACGAGGAAACCGCGGCCGAAATCCAGAACCGCGCCGCTGAATACCTGGCCGAGATCGACGCCAAGTTCGACGAAGAGCGCAAGGCGCTCGGCGTCGAGGACGAGCTCTACGAGATCGCCGGCCTCAATGCCGCCATGCTGGTGGCGCTGGGCAAGGAAGATATCAAGACGGTCGAGGATTTCGCCGGCTGTGCCGCCGATGATCTGGTCGGCTGGACCGAACGCAAGGATGGTGAGACCAAGCGCTTTGACGGCACCTTCAAGGACTTCCCCGTGAGCCGCGAGGAAGCCGAGGACATGATCATGCAGGCCCGCATCCGGGCCGGCTGGATCAGTGCCGAGGACCTGCCCGCCGGCGATGACGGCGATGGCGAGGGCTATTCCGAGGAGGCGGCGGTCTAA
- a CDS encoding RNA-binding protein: MARSADMVRTCALTRLEKPVEALVRFVLGPDGSIVPDVDARAEGRGVWISLSHEAVAEAVKKKAFARSLKAPVTVPPDLADLTRLRLEQRLLSALGMARKAGQFVTGATKVKTVLQSGQALALLTATDAAEDGRNKMLGTLKALNHARREAGITGPDVPHFELLSSAQMGLALGLENVIHAALTTGAAAQSAVEKARRLARYTAPAMQDHTDRSAASGVLLPAEQDERR; this comes from the coding sequence ATGGCCCGGAGCGCGGACATGGTTAGAACCTGTGCCTTGACCCGGCTCGAAAAGCCGGTCGAGGCGCTGGTGCGTTTCGTGCTTGGGCCCGATGGGTCTATCGTGCCCGATGTCGATGCGCGTGCCGAAGGGCGGGGCGTGTGGATTTCGCTCAGCCACGAGGCGGTGGCCGAGGCGGTGAAGAAAAAGGCGTTTGCGCGCAGCCTCAAGGCGCCGGTGACCGTGCCGCCCGACCTGGCGGACCTGACCCGGCTGCGGCTGGAACAGCGCCTGCTTTCGGCGCTGGGCATGGCCCGCAAGGCCGGCCAGTTCGTCACCGGCGCCACCAAGGTCAAGACCGTCCTGCAGTCCGGCCAGGCGCTGGCCCTGCTCACGGCGACCGATGCGGCCGAGGACGGCCGCAACAAGATGCTGGGGACTCTCAAGGCCCTCAACCATGCGCGCCGCGAGGCCGGGATAACCGGTCCGGACGTGCCGCATTTCGAATTGCTCTCAAGTGCGCAAATGGGTTTGGCACTTGGGCTGGAAAATGTGATACATGCAGCCCTGACGACCGGGGCAGCTGCCCAATCGGCGGTGGAGAAGGCCAGAAGACTGGCCCGATACACCGCCCCAGCGATGCAAGACCACACCGACCGCTCCGCGGCGTCCGGTGTGCTTTTGCCCGCGGAACAGGACGAAAGACGATAG